From the genome of Vicia villosa cultivar HV-30 ecotype Madison, WI linkage group LG2, Vvil1.0, whole genome shotgun sequence, one region includes:
- the LOC131649281 gene encoding uncharacterized protein LOC131649281: protein MIIGSLNVRGGGSLLKRRRISSIITRGKADIFVIQETKISSMEEVMAKSFWRKDYIEYSYSNSVGRSGGMITLWKGDSVTVLNSFSGEGYLGIKALWQGDVYYVINIYSSCEFQKKVFLRRTLLDLKGKFVDGEWTLCGDFNAIKNSRERIGRSMNENVNEMKAFGDFINNCNLVDVPYKGKRLSSYSGDGLSMSRLDRFLISDCTVNKWGIVGQSIGERDVSDHCPVWIVKDNVDWGPKPFKVNNEWFNFKSFLPFVEKTWKEAVVEGRSDFVLKEKFRILKGRLKWWNKEVFGRIDLEIEEEVSELNRWDSLLKEALDEERENIVKVRKEVCSRFWLNLRIKENMVTQKSRLTWLNGGDSNSRYFHKVMEERRRYNHIGPIISSSGLLESVSEVKDEVFSHFSSKFVESERSRPRLEAVSKLLAGRLKRVLDSIISPNQSAFVPGRQLLDGVLISNEVADYAPKEEKSCILFKVDFEKAYDKVNWDFLRFLLKEMGFGTIWMRWMELLIFQSKMSVLVNGSPTKEFVVEKGLRQGDPLSPFLFVLVAEGLTALVKKATSLGNYEGFLINGKCWVDILQFADDTLLIEEGNWKQIWAIKTVLKAFELVSGLGTNYRKSKLIGINISDNLMEAASSLLSCKVEGKVFSFLGILVGANPRRISTWNPLLDKIKKRLSSWKNRFLNFAGRITLIKSILCSLSIFTMSFYRMPARIVRIITKLQSDFLWGASENSRKIHFVGWKKLCLPFNKGGVGFKRMDDFSFALLNKWRWRILHGSDSFWLNILRATYGDILLKVSSGGDFISSGSSCSTWWKDISSLGKNVSKDAIAIIVPFWLETVSPLLFGIPNGCRGLEFSVLTGSAPSSFGSVYIHAQGAGMVLDSGPNTTDTTGFDSVEGLYRVLAGAILRDTGGNDVVKWEAEKDSMFSVKSCYLFYADSFIPHGPYEKHDGAYSLIWKTNTPFKTKVFGWRILINRLPTKELLLKRGISFTTSSSNCVFCGIALESLEHVFFKCSIVKLIWRKIAE, encoded by the exons ATGATTATTGGATCGTTGAACGTGAGAGGGGGAGGTAGTTTATTGAAGAGGAGGAGGATTAGTTCAATCATAACTAGGGGTAAGGCTGATATTTTTGTCATCCAGGAAACTAAAATTAGTTCTATGGAGGAGGTCATGGCCAAGAGTTTTTGGAGGAAGGACTACATAGAGTACTCTTATTCGAATTCGGTAGGAAGGTCAGGAGGGATGATTACTTTATGGAAGGGAGATTCGGTTACTGTTCTTAACAGTTTTTCTGGTGAAGGGTATCTAGGGATTAAAGCTTTGTGGCAGGGTGATGTTTACTATGTTATTAATATTTACTCCTCTTGTGAGTTCCAAAAGAAGGTGTTCCTACGGAGAACTCTTTTGGATCTTAAAGGTAAATTCGTGGATGGTGAATGGACATTGTGTGGGGACTTTAATGCCATCAAGAATAGTAGGGAAAGGATTGGGAGGTCGATGAACGAAAACGTCAACGAGATGAAAGCCTTCGGAGATTTCATTAACAATTGCAACTTGGTGGATGTCCCGTATAAAGGTAAACGTTTATCGTCGTATAGCGGAGATGGTTTGTCGATGAGTAGGCTTGACCGTTTTCTCATTTCGGACTGCACTGTTAATAAATGGGGAATAGTGGGGCAAAGCATAGGGGAGAGAGACGTTTCAGATCATTGTCCCGTGTGGATTGTTAAGGATAATGTTGATTGGGGCCCGAAGCCGTTCAAAGTCAATAATGAATGGTtcaatttcaaatcttttttacCCTTTGTTGAGAAAACATGGAAAGAAGCGGTTGTTGAAGGGAGGAGTGATTTCGTCCTTAAAGAAAAGTTTCGTATTCTAAAAGGGAGGCTCAAATGGTGGAACAAAGAGGTGTTTGGGAGGATTGATTTGGAGATTGAGGAGGAGGTGTCAGAATTGAATAGGTGGGATTCTTTACTTAAGGAGGCGTTGGACGAAGAGAGGGAGAATATTGTTAAAGTTAGGAAAGAGGTTTGTAGTCGATTTTGGTTGAACCTGAGAATCAAAGAAAACATGGTCACCCAAAAATCAAGGCTAACTTGGCTTAACGGAGGGGATTCCAATAGTAGATATTTTCACAAAGTCATGGAGGAAAGGAGGAGGTATAATCACATCGGTCCCATTATTTCATCTAGTGGTTTGTTAGAATCGGTTTCGGAAGTTAAGGATGAGGTTTTCTCTCATTTCTCTAGCAAATTCGTGGAATCGGAAAGGTCACGGCCTAGATTGGAAG CGGTGTCCAAATTATTGGCGGGAAGATTGAAGCGTGTCTTGGATTCTATTATTTCCCCTAATCAAAGCGCTTTTGTTCCGGGAAGGCAACTTCTAGATGGTGTTTTGATTTCTAACGAAGTGGCTGATTATGCACCAAAAGAAGAGAAGAGTTGTATTCTTTTCAAGGTCGACTTTGAGAAGGCTTACGACAAAGTGAATTGGGATTTTCTTAGATTCTTATTGAAGGAGATGGGGTTTGGGACTATATGGATGAGATGGATGGAGCTCTTGATCTTTCAAAGTAAGATGTCTGTGCTTGTTAATGGGAGTCCAACTAAAGAATTTGTGGTGGAGAAAggtttgagacaaggagatcctttATCCCCTTTCCTCTTTGTTCTAGTGGCGGAAGGTCTCACGGCTCTTGTGAAGAAAGCTACGTCTTTAGGGAATTATGAAGGTTTTCTCATCAACGGTAAATGCTGGgtggatattctccaatttgcggacgacacttTATTGATAGAGGAGGGAAATTGGAAACAAATTTGGGCTATTAAGACCGTGTTGAAGGCGTTTGAGTTGGTTTCCGGGCTTGGCACTAATTACCGTAAAAGCAAATTAATTGGCATTAATATTAGCGACAATTTGATGGAAGCGGCGTCCTCTCTTTTATCGTGCAAGGTGGAAGGCAAGGTTTTTTCTTTTCTCGGCATCTTAGTGGGAGCTAATCCTAGGAGGATTTCGACTTGGAATCCGTTATTGGACAAGATTAAGAAACGCCTTTCGAGTTGGAAGAATAGGTTTCTTAATTTTGCGGGGAGGATCACACTTATCAAATCTATCTTATGTTCTTTATCTATCTTCACGATGTCATTTTATAGGATGCCGGCGAGGATTGTCAGAATAATTACCAAACTTCAAAGTGATTTTTTGTGGGGAGCCTCGGAGAATAGTAGGAAGATTCATTTTGTGGGGTGGAAAAAGTTATGTCTCCCGTTCAACAAAGGAGGAGTAGGATTCAAGAGGATGGATGATTTTAGTTTTGCTCTTCTCAATAAATGGAGGTGGAGGATACTTCATGGTTCGGATTCTTTTTGGCTTAATATTCTCCGTGCTACATATGGCGACATTCTATTAAAAGTTTCTTCGGGAGGAGACTTTATTTCATCCGGTTCCTCTTGCTCCACATGGTGGAAAGATATCTCATCTCTTGGGAAGAATGTATCCAAAGACGCCATTGCGATTATTGTTCCTTTTTGGTTGGAAACGGTTTCACCACTTCTTTTTGGCATTCCAAATGG GTGCAGGGGGCTGGAATTTTCTGTTTTGACTGGGTCTGCACCTTCGAGTTTCGGTTCTGTGTACATCCATGCGCAAGGGGCTGGAATGGTGCTGGACAGTGGGCCGAACACCACTGATACAACCGGTTTTGACAGTGTGGAGGGGCTGTACCGCGTGCTGGCCGGTGCAATTTTAAGGGACACGGGAGGCAATGATGTGGTTAAGTGGGAAGCAGAGAAGGATAGCATGTTTTCTGTTAAATCTTGTTATCTTTTTTATGCAGACTCTTTTATTCCTCACGGTCCGTATGAGAAGCATGATGGAGCTTATTCTCTTATTTGGAAGACGAATACTCCTTTCAAGACCAAAGTGTTTGGTTGGAGAATTTTGATCAATAGGTTACCCACGAAGGAGCTCCTGTTAAAGAGAGGTATCTCTTTCACAACTTCTTCGtctaattgtgtgttttgtggtaTTGCTCTTGAATCTTTAGAACACGTTTTTTTCAAGTGTTCTATCGTGAAGTTAATTTGGAGGAAAATAGCGGAGTGA